TTTggctttctttttgtttttcagaCTGCGGCGGGGCTTGTGCGGCGAGGTGCCGATTATCATCGAGGCCACACCTATGCAAGAGGGCATGCGGGACATGTTGCGCACGCTGCAACTGTGTTCCACCGGGGACAGCCGGTAACCAAGAAATGTGTCCTTGCTATGCTAGCTTGACCACCCACGGTGGCCGACGCAAGTGCCCTTGAGTGTTAATCGACAATCGGAACGGATCTTTCTCTTTTGATgttgttatgaaattaataaacgTATGCATggtttagttaaaaaaaaaaaaagcacgaCTCATTTGACTTAATCACTTGTTTTTTTTAGCGATATTATATGATGTATGATTTcttattttgagtttgaatatataaaaaacaaataatcgagattttctttattttcatttacatGGTCTCATCGGCAAATGATATCTACCGGATATCTCATCATCACCTTTGTTATAGATGGAAATAAACTGCATCCAACGAGAAGcacttgataaaaaaaaattaatgacttaaataatgCGATATTGAATAGGTTTTAATGTATGAGTTGTAAAAGCATAgggatttaatttatattatatgcgACAAAGGcataattatattgaattccatttaattaattgattaaagaatgCGATTTAAGTATATTCTTAGAGAAGAGAATTTTGAAACTGATGATATCATTTTCGAAGGAAATGAAAGTATGCAGCTGTTTATAGAGAGcgattattttatctatttattttacaccagaaaaatttaaaattttcatttaatatctaCCCTAAGCCTAAACCTTGTATccatatatattcaaacattAATTCAACTCCTCTcttaaaaaagataaagaaaatctTAAAGTTGTGTCATTGTTGGTGGTCGTTGCCTACTTTCTCCCacatatttttcctattttcttcTCCACCGGCGTAGCTACGGGCAGGCAATGCCTTTCACCCCTTTAGCTAAGTGATAGTGatagaataacaattttactccattttagttataatttaagcattttcttttacttttaatctCTCCTTATTTTAGCTTATTACGATCcaagtcaaaaaaaaaactggCCTTAAAAAAGTCAAAGTGTCATAGCCAACACCCAGCTCGGTAAGATATTATCCACTTTGGACGCACATGACCCTCACGTCTTTGTTATTGGGAGTGCCCATACGCTTTAATGTTGCTACCGCTTTATGTAGCCCAAATCTTTCTTGTGCTTTGCCGATGTGAGATTTGCCTAGGGTGTTACACTAACCCTAAGTTAAGTTATCGGATTTTCCTATTCTTAGTTTTGACAACATGAGCTAATTAGCCTAGAATCAATTGAGTCACCTAATTATTAACTAAGCCAATAATTACCCTTAATTTAAGTACTTACCACCCTCATTTAGGaatacccttttggtctcaTCTTCACTAAGTATTACCATCTAAGATACCATTTCGGTCTCACCTAGGCAAGCTGATAACTTTTCTGTCTCATAGCTTGATACAAGTCTACTCAATAGAATATCTTTTCGGTCTCACATGTCTAAATATTTTACTAGTTCATCAATCTTAATATATTAAGTTCTCTTcaataaaaactcaattttagaTAACTATTGTTAAACTTCAATTAATGTCTATGAGGAAGCCTACACTACCTAGAATTCTTCTCAACGATGTGTCTTGCATGAGAAATGCACAACAAATCTTGCGGCACGTGAATGGGTCGGTTCATAATGGTGGAGCACTTGTGCTGAAAGGGAGTAATAATGACTCTGGCAAGACCATATTCTTGCGTATGTTAGCGGGGTTCTCACGACCTTCTGCTGATCAAATGCTTCGGAATGGCCATGACATTAGTCAGTCAGGAACCTTCCACCAATACAAGCTTCAACTAAATTGGCTTTCCCTCAAGGATGCAGTGAAAGAAAAGTTCATTGTCCTCGA
This genomic stretch from Gossypium raimondii isolate GPD5lz chromosome 6, ASM2569854v1, whole genome shotgun sequence harbors:
- the LOC105771643 gene encoding ABC transporter I family member 1-like, encoding MSMRKPTLPRILLNDVSCMRNAQQILRHVNGSVHNGGALVLKGSNNDSGKTIFLRMLAGFSRPSADQMLRNGHDISQSGTFHQYKLQLNWLSLKDAVKEKFIVLDNVQWFEVLEGKHGFIV